The proteins below are encoded in one region of Diorhabda carinulata isolate Delta chromosome 3, icDioCari1.1, whole genome shotgun sequence:
- the LOC130891090 gene encoding uncharacterized protein LOC130891090: protein MAFMMPVVKNEWDIYKPNRSRRVSECSNPTSCRSRKVSECKSEGPSLSTSPGSEFVSTPIRGSVPSNMSSRQYSRASSRTSESSLPSPVKNMSMGSSPPKNNSEPSLNKFHNRLLDKLKKSLRTGAENEKTSS, encoded by the coding sequence atggcTTTTATGATGCCAGTTGTGAAAAACGAATGGGATATTTACAAACCCAATCGTTCTAGGCGAGTTTCTGAATGTTCTAACCCAACTTCGTGCCGATCTAGAAAAGTATCCGAGTGTAAATCTGAAGGTCCGAGTCTTTCTACTTCTCCGGGATCTGAGTTTGTCTCAACACCAATCCGTGGATCTGTTCCCAGCAACATGTCATCCAGACAGTATTCTAGGGCCAGTTCCAGAACCAGTGAAAGTAGTTTACCCAGTCCCGTCAAAAATATGAGTATGGGGTCATCGCCCCCAAAGAACAACTCTGAACCAAGTTTAAATAAGTTCCATAACAGACTGTTggataaattgaagaaatcttTGCGAACAGGAGCTGAAAATGAGAAAACCAGTTCATGA
- the LOC130891089 gene encoding 26S proteasome non-ATPase regulatory subunit 8, with protein sequence MAKVNEVANLYKQLKSEWNTANPNLSKCEKLLSTLKLELTNLMFLPTTTAAASKQELLLARDVLEIGVQWSIAAKDITSFERYMAQLKCYYFDYNNQLPESAFKYQLLGLNLLFLLSQNRVAEFHTELELLPADHIQNDVYIRHPLSIEQYLMEGSYNKIFLAKGNVPAKNYNFFMDILLDTIREEIADCLSAAYEKISVTDVARMLYLPNEEAAKTFAKKAFQNKTWKLNNNLFQFIPEEKTHEPIPSQELAKQAIEYAKELEMIV encoded by the exons atgGCCAAAGTAAATGAAGTAGCAAACTTATATAAACAGTTAAAATCAGAATGGAATACTGCCAACCCAAATTTGAGTAAATGTGAAAAGTTATTATCTACTTTGAAG cTGGAACTTACTAACCTTATGTTTTTACCCACTACAACGGCTGCTGCATCAAAACAAGAACTTCTTCTTGCAAGAGATGTGTTAGAAATAGGAGTACAATGGAGTATAGCCGCTAAGGATATAACCTCCTTTGAAAGATACATGGCACAACtcaaatgttattattttgattacaatAATCAACTTCCAGAATCTGctttcaaatatcaattattaggattaaatttgttattcttaTTATCCCAAAACAGAGTAGCTGAATTTCATACAGAATTAGAACTATTGCCTGCAGATCATATTCAGAATGATGTTTATATAAGGCATCCTTTGTCTATTGAACAGTATCTAATGGAAGGAAGTTACAATAAA atatttcttGCAAAAGGTAATGTTCCAGCAAAAAATTACAACTTCTTCATGGATATTTTGTTAGATACAATAAGAGAAGAGATTGCAGACTGTTTATCAGCAgcttatgaaaaaatatcagtcACAGATGTTGCCAGAATGTTGTACTTACCAAATGAAGAAGCGGCAAAAACATTTGCCAAGAAG GCATTCCAAAACAAAACATGgaaattgaacaataatttattccaGTTTATCCCAGAAGAAAAGACTCATGAGCCAATTCCATCGCAGGAACTAGCTAAACAAGCTATTGAATATGCAAAGGAGCTTGAAATGAttgtttaa
- the LOC130891087 gene encoding CWF19-like protein 2 homolog: protein MGKSKKSKKHKKYSSSEEEWVEKQIFTKSKKAKIKSSKKKRHYSSSNTDSYSSDEKYKQKSKYTSDSDESKSSKETAKFHNTKTENEQESNPQREEWMNIQTKFYTTSNSDRKREREEQKRIEREKQQYDPRTCDRELNPYWKQGGDGLPKFKKPCDSDNEDKDYSKNYKSNLPNSGESKWRKKYDTDNSQSRPSSSSSNWRKKEFVDAKVSNTVNNLGKQEKPVEDMQYTEKDLNALAAKLVKAEIMGNTKQIADLKEKLEKARNSLKETLVDEEVILTQTDHRGMSKPLQLRAEYGESSKSKKKKRTETHKDNQRIRYFADDDKYSLKEMFENEKYNAGGNQDQEFLKAYSKIKHNDDLDDIFSDNIREKHSDSKLDEKNRTKAINDHQKISKSLDNCDKCLQSEFMLKHLMVSMGDNVYLALPPFEPLTDGHCLIIPIRHTPCATQLDENEWSDILNVRKSLVKLFQQTNEDLIFFECAMNLHRFPHMVIECIPLPKEEGDMAPIYFKKAIDESEIEWAQNKKLISLKGRDVKKAVPKGLPYFSVSFGMEEGFAHVIEDEKLFPTNFAQEIIGGMLDLHHSKWRKPKRQSFDDQSKRVTTFSKKWKDYDCFVSY, encoded by the exons ATG gGAAAATCAAAGAAATCTAAAAAGCATAAGAAATATTCCAGTTCTGAAGAAGAATGggtagaaaaacaaatttttactaAGTCGaagaaagcaaaaataaaatctagTAAAAAGAAAAGACATTATAGTTCTTCTAATACAGATTCTTATAGTTCGGACGAAAAATACAAGCAAAAGTCTAAATACACCTCTGATAGTGATGAAAGTAAAAGTAGCAAAGAAACAgcaaaatttcataatactaaAACAGAAAATGAGCAAGAATCAAATCCTCAAAGAGAAGAATGGATGAACATACAAACTAAATTTTACACTACCTCAAATTCAGATCGCAAGAGAGAACGGGAAGAACAGAAAAGAATAGAAAGAGAAAAACAACAGTATGATCCTAGAACTTGTGATAGAGAACTCAATCCATATTGGAAACAAGGAGGAGATGGTTTACCGAAATTCAAAAAACCTTGTGATTCTGATAATGAAGATAAAGATTATAGTAAAAACTATAAATCTAATTTACCTAATAGTGGGGAGTCAAAGTGGAGAAAGAAATATGATACTGATAATTCTCAAAGCAG GCCATCGAGCAGTTCTTCCAACTGGAGAAAGAAAGAATTTGTGGACGCAAAAGTAAGCAATACCGTGAATAATCTTGGAAAGCAAGAGAAACCCGTAGAAGATATGCAATACACTGAAAAAGACTTGAATGCACTCGCAGCCAAATTAGTTAAGGCAGAAATCATGGGAAACACAAAACAAATAGCAGATTTGAAAGAGAAATTAGAAAAAGCAAGAAATTCTTTAAAAGAAACATTAGTAGATGAAGAAGTTATACTAACACAAACAGATCATAGAGGAATGTCAAAACCTCTCCAGTTACGAGCTGAATATGGAGAATCTAGTAAatctaaaaagaagaaaagaactGAAACTCACAAAGACAATCAGAGGATAAGATATTTTGCTGACGATGACAAATATTCTTTGAAAGAGATGtttgaaaacgaaaaatataatgCAGGAGGTAACCAAGACCAAGAGTTCTTGAAAGCATACAGTAAAATTAAACATAATGATGATTTAGATGACATATTTTCAGATAATATCAGAGAAAAGCATTCAGATTCTAAATTGGATGAAAAGAATAGAACAAAAGCAATAAATGACCaccaaaaaatatcaaagagtTTAGATAACTGTGATAAGTGTCTTCAATCTGAATTCATGTTGAAACATCTGATGGTATCTATGGGAGATAATGTGTACTTAGCTCTTCCTCCCTTTGAACCATTAACTGATGGTCATTGTTTAATAATACCGATAAGACATACTCCCTGTGCTACCCAACTGGATGAAAATGAATGGTCAGATATCCTGAATGTTCGGAAATCACTGGTAAAACTCTTTCAGCAAACAAATgaagatttaatattttttgaatgtgcTATGAATTTACACAGGTTCCCTCACATGGTTATTGAATGCATACCATTACCCAAAGAAGAAGGAGACATGGCtccaatatatttcaaaaaagctATAGATGAATCTGAAATAGAATGGGcccaaaataaaaagttgatatcTTTAAAAGGTAGAGATGTTAAAAAAGCAGTTCCCAAAGGTTTACCTTATTTTTCTGTATCTTTTGGTATGGAGGAAGGTTTTGCTCACGTTATAGAAGATGAAAAATTGTTTCCTACTAATTTTGCACAAGAAATTATTGGAGGAATGTTAGATTTGCACCACAGTAAATGGAGAAAACCAAAGAGGCAAAGTTTTGATGACCAAAGTAAGCGGGTAAcaacattttcaaagaaatggAAAGATTATGATTGTTTTGTTAGTTACTGA
- the LOC130891088 gene encoding Golgi resident protein GCP60, which yields MAAESDSSQVTENINNLSLENGNNATINKTSNIIDTVEYGLPLKEVYKLAFNFYKEKEGKAVHFSYEDKLQLVAFSQQVLHGPFADISHKLQPLGTLDVVGKDRRIAWQKLGQLSAEQARAGFVELLSRKCPLFSTYIEAHRREKKEQDRRAQEQLEKKKIEEEERLKKLEEEKVLQEEMWKQEAIKRQIQLALNQQTYEQFRKYAEQQYPGDPEKQGSLIKQLQEQHYIQYMQQLQATQREKEIKNDNQLEKHESIEQNEEKSETNYPEKDPSEEMGIVTASMWTRSEIESFKQSVAQGEGDGVVRVGHGETVTVRVPTHPQGTRLFWEFATDHYDIGFGVYFEFGTPTSEEVSVHVSESDDDDADDLDDDETYDEETIRTNDLESGSVTVSGVSKPLLHEIVPVYRRDCQNEVYAGSHPYPGKGVYLLKFDNSYSLWRSKTLYYRVYYTQ from the exons ATGGCTGCCGAAAGTGACAGTTCTCAAGTTACcgaaaatattaacaatctctcattagaaaatggaaataatgcAACAATTAACAAGACTAGTAATATTATAGACACTGTAGAATACGGACTCCCACTTAAAGAAGTCTATAAACTAGCTTTCAACTTTTATAAAG aaaaagaaGGCAAAGCTGTACATTTTAGTTATGAAGATAAATTACAGTTAGTAGCATTTTCACAACAAGTATTACATGGACCTTTCGCAGATATCTCTCATAAGTTACAACCTTTAGGAACATTAGATGTAGTAGGCAAAGATAGGCGAATAGCATGGCAAAAATTAGGACAATTATCAGCAGAACAAGCAAGGGCTGGGTTTGTGGAATTATTAAGTAGAAAGTGTCCATTATTTTCAACGTACATAGAGGCACATAGAAGAGAAAAGAAAGAACAAGATAGAAGAGC ACAAGAGCagttagaaaagaaaaaaattgaggagGAAGAAAGGctgaaaaaattagaagaagaaaaagtattACAAGAAGAGATGTGGAAACAAGAGGCAATTAAAAGACAAATTCAACTAGCTTTAAATCAACAAACATATGAACAGTTTAGAAAATATGCTGAACAACAATATCCTG GTGATCCTGAAAAACAAGGATCTTTAATCAAACAGTTACAAGAACAGCATTATATCCAGTATATGCAACAGTTACAAGCAACTCAGagggaaaaagaaataaaaaatgataatcaatTAGAAAAACATGAATCAATTGAACAA AATGAGGAGAAATCTGAAACAAATTATCCAGAGAAAGATCCTTCAGAAGAAATGGGTATTGTAACAGCAAGCATGTGGACTAGAAGTGAAATTGAATCATTCAAACAGAGTGTAGCTCAAGGGGAAGGAGATGGAGTGGTAAGAGTGGGTCATGGGGAAACAGTAACTGTTAGAGTACCAACTCATCCACAAGGCACAAGATTGTTTTGGGAATTCGCTACAGATCATTATGATATAG gttttggagtatattttgaatttggCACTCCTACATCTGAGGAAGTGTCAGTTCATGTATCAGAAAGTGATGATGATGATGCAGACGATTTAGACGATGACGAAACTTATGATGAAGAAACCATAAGAACGAATGATCTGGAATCAGGTTCTGTAACAGTTAGTGGAGTATCAAAACCACTACTACATGAAATAGTACCTGTCTACCGACGGGATTGTCAAAATGAAGTATATGCCGGCTCTCATCCTTATCCTGGAAAAGGAGTATATTTGCTAAAATTTGATAACTCTTATTCTCTATGGAGATCTAAAACACTCTACTATAGAGTTTATTATacccaataa